The Corynebacterium simulans genome contains a region encoding:
- a CDS encoding lysine N(6)-hydroxylase/L-ornithine N(5)-oxygenase family protein: MTIIDRQAQTSAERSTHENSVRDIVGIGIGPGNLGLAVAIEEQAPELDALFVEARPEFNWHPGMLLEGSNMQISFLKDLVTVRNPQSRFSFINYLHHSDRLIDFINRQTFTPERVEFADYLRWIADHITVDTQYNTTVTSIETLPELAADGARFVVHVRRKLGSGESEGQRAQQSESIRCRNVVVARGLEAKMPAWAEDSSLDTSRIFHNIDLLPRTKKLLNSGWDIRRALVIGAGQSAAEAIRYFHDCPHIDTVTGSLNSYGFIPADDSPFANRVFDPEAVDDFFHAPDAIRNELLIRHRYTNYACVESELLDELHDRQYRESVTGRQRLDIRRTTEVLGARNCSDGSVDVDIRHRVTGDVVTENFDVVVCATGFRSRGLAGIHADSHGSEEFTVTRDYGAVLNGERVPGLFVQGATEATHGLGSTLLSNIATRSGELVEAITGQQRTHRAPADEDLRSEQHRDSSHLIAG; the protein is encoded by the coding sequence GTGACCATCATCGATCGTCAAGCTCAGACATCCGCAGAGCGCAGTACCCACGAAAATTCCGTCCGCGACATCGTCGGGATCGGCATCGGCCCCGGAAACCTCGGGCTCGCGGTAGCTATCGAAGAGCAAGCTCCAGAACTCGATGCACTCTTTGTGGAAGCCCGCCCGGAATTCAACTGGCACCCAGGCATGCTCCTCGAAGGATCCAACATGCAGATCAGCTTCCTTAAAGACCTGGTTACGGTGCGCAATCCGCAGAGCCGCTTCAGCTTCATCAACTACTTGCATCACAGCGACCGCTTGATTGATTTCATTAACCGCCAAACCTTCACCCCGGAACGCGTGGAATTCGCCGATTACCTCCGATGGATCGCGGATCACATCACCGTGGACACGCAGTACAACACCACCGTGACGTCCATCGAGACGCTTCCGGAACTGGCCGCAGACGGAGCTCGTTTTGTGGTGCACGTCCGCAGGAAGTTAGGAAGCGGTGAGTCCGAAGGGCAGCGAGCTCAGCAGTCGGAGTCCATTCGCTGCCGCAACGTGGTGGTTGCCCGCGGGCTGGAAGCCAAGATGCCTGCGTGGGCAGAGGACAGCTCCTTGGACACCTCGCGCATCTTCCACAACATCGATTTGCTCCCGCGCACCAAGAAGCTGCTGAACAGTGGGTGGGATATCCGCCGAGCTTTGGTGATCGGCGCGGGCCAGTCCGCAGCCGAGGCCATCCGGTACTTCCACGATTGCCCGCATATCGATACCGTCACGGGCAGCTTGAACAGCTACGGCTTCATCCCCGCCGATGACAGCCCCTTCGCCAATCGGGTGTTCGACCCGGAGGCCGTTGATGACTTCTTCCATGCGCCCGATGCGATCCGCAACGAGCTGTTGATCCGCCACCGGTACACCAATTACGCCTGCGTGGAATCTGAGCTCCTCGATGAGCTCCACGACCGTCAGTATCGGGAAAGCGTCACCGGGCGTCAGCGGCTCGATATTCGCCGGACCACGGAGGTGCTCGGTGCGCGTAATTGTTCCGACGGCAGCGTCGACGTGGACATTCGCCACCGAGTAACCGGAGACGTGGTGACAGAAAACTTTGACGTGGTGGTGTGCGCCACGGGCTTCCGATCTCGCGGTCTTGCGGGGATTCACGCTGATAGTCACGGCAGTGAAGAATTCACCGTCACTAGGGATTACGGCGCCGTGCTCAATGGCGAGCGCGTGCCAGGACTCTTCGTGCAGGGAGCAACTGAGGCCACGCATGGACTCGGTTCCACGTTGCTCTCCAACATCGCGACCCGCTCCGGGGAACTGGTGGAGGCCATCACGGGTCAGCAACGCACGCATCGTGCGCCGGCGGATGAAGATCTCCGCTCCGAGCAACATCGGGATTCTTCGCACCTGATCGCAGGCTGA
- a CDS encoding ABC transporter transmembrane domain-containing protein, with translation MSDNKVVTLRGLVRKNSRAMALSGLLLSIYHVAEAMIAVLLGWLAHSLIASENVWHLVGGIAALGATLATVSVSWQTGFRILQATSARNVCELRAGITSQVVSHGGHSDDADSLPRQELPTVVGEDVVQAVDIIEVVPVGISALVGAIFCTIVLALIDLPLGVVVLVLSAVVLIVLHRLSQIIERRAERQQTLLARVTARMTDILQGLPVISGVAGAHPAYRGYARKSEEACADARKLAWVSGGYEAVAMGSNVLLLSAVGLYAGYRTISGDVTLGELVTVVALSQFIAEPMRQCSRMPRFIGLARASVRRLQRVAEAQRLREGQGVPSAQIGTPAISMRGGDGEAEGDGEVEGSEQASVAFAEGRLTVVHCSAAWADALVDALVAGESMELGSLTRPQTQQLWIRGRDICEISVDDVRSAVLAEPRKPALFGDTVGQAVLRSSGEGRAEDAVDILNALGLDELAPGAAHSAGVLDHELTEGARNLSGGQRQRLGLARALLAEPEMLVMVDPVSSVDSMTGMKVARAVRDIRRGRTTVVLCVGRAFQSVAEDVVDVKPLAGSLRTRGEQFSLGGC, from the coding sequence GTGTCTGACAACAAGGTGGTGACGCTGCGCGGGCTGGTCAGAAAAAATTCTCGCGCGATGGCTCTGAGTGGCTTGTTGCTGAGCATCTACCACGTGGCAGAAGCCATGATTGCGGTGTTACTGGGATGGTTGGCGCACAGTCTTATCGCTAGCGAGAATGTGTGGCACCTGGTGGGTGGAATCGCAGCCTTAGGCGCTACGCTGGCGACGGTGTCTGTGAGCTGGCAGACAGGGTTCCGGATACTGCAGGCTACGTCGGCTCGGAACGTATGTGAATTGCGGGCAGGCATCACCTCGCAGGTGGTGAGCCATGGTGGGCATTCCGACGATGCGGACAGTCTGCCTCGCCAGGAATTGCCCACGGTGGTGGGTGAAGACGTGGTGCAGGCGGTAGACATCATCGAAGTGGTCCCGGTGGGGATCAGTGCGCTGGTGGGAGCCATTTTCTGCACGATTGTTCTGGCGCTGATTGATCTGCCACTGGGAGTGGTGGTGTTGGTGCTCAGCGCGGTGGTGTTGATAGTCCTGCACCGGCTGTCTCAGATCATTGAACGCCGCGCGGAGCGGCAACAAACTCTGCTCGCGCGAGTGACCGCGCGCATGACCGACATTCTGCAGGGGCTGCCGGTGATCTCGGGAGTGGCTGGCGCGCATCCGGCCTACCGTGGATATGCGCGTAAATCTGAAGAGGCGTGTGCGGATGCTCGGAAGCTCGCGTGGGTCAGCGGAGGTTATGAAGCCGTGGCGATGGGCAGCAATGTGCTGTTGCTGAGTGCGGTGGGCCTGTACGCGGGCTATCGAACCATTTCCGGCGATGTGACGTTGGGGGAGTTGGTCACCGTGGTGGCGCTGTCACAATTTATCGCGGAGCCGATGCGGCAGTGCAGCAGAATGCCGCGCTTCATTGGATTGGCGAGGGCTTCCGTTCGGAGGCTGCAGCGCGTGGCGGAAGCTCAGCGGCTGCGTGAGGGGCAGGGCGTGCCATCTGCTCAGATTGGCACGCCTGCCATTTCCATGCGCGGTGGAGACGGTGAGGCCGAAGGAGACGGCGAGGTCGAGGGATCAGAGCAGGCTTCCGTGGCGTTCGCAGAGGGGCGACTGACGGTGGTGCACTGTTCAGCCGCATGGGCAGATGCTCTGGTGGATGCGTTGGTCGCGGGGGAGTCGATGGAGCTTGGCTCCCTGACTAGGCCACAAACTCAACAACTGTGGATCCGGGGGCGCGATATTTGCGAGATCTCGGTAGACGATGTGCGTTCCGCTGTGCTTGCCGAGCCTCGGAAGCCGGCATTGTTTGGGGACACAGTGGGGCAGGCGGTGCTGCGGAGCTCTGGAGAGGGCAGGGCGGAGGATGCAGTAGACATTCTTAACGCCTTAGGGCTCGATGAACTGGCGCCGGGGGCGGCTCATTCAGCCGGGGTATTGGATCACGAGCTGACCGAAGGTGCGCGCAATCTTTCCGGTGGTCAGCGGCAGCGGCTGGGATTGGCACGAGCGCTACTGGCTGAGCCGGAGATGTTGGTGATGGTTGATCCGGTCTCGTCAGTGGATTCAATGACGGGCATGAAAGTGGCGCGTGCGGTGAGAGATATTCGCCGCGGGCGTACCACGGTGGTCCTGTGTGTGGGGAGGGCCTTCCAGTCGGTAGCCGAGGACGTAGTTGATGTGAAGCCTCTAGCTGGGAGTTTGCGGACGCGGGGTGAGCAATTCTCGCTAGGGGGTTGTTGA
- a CDS encoding ABC transporter ATP-binding protein yields the protein MSAVLPTALPGESAAEIGRLLRRTATPAISAVLFTFAGALLSLVPIYLLASVIDAVAAGDGKSGVLKVIVWAAVACVGTAVVAGLAEALTGVTIAQVVAKLRERAVAAVLNLPSTTVESLGRGEVLGRVGADVAALVSSARKSVPSTLSALVMVVVASAGIAGLDWRLALAGLCGIPFYALGLRWYLPRSAPLYRRQRELEAGVIGSLQGSMEGIRSVRSHRLVDSRQGLTRRYAQASRDESIAAFRVFSGLVARENFAEFMGLSALSVVGWLLFREDAVTVGEISAALILFHRQFVPIGTILFTFDELQRSGAALGRIVGLIRSAGADTPQPIDDYSSHRQSPAVEVKGLNYRYEDGPEILHDLAFHIPAGCTVCVVGGSGAGKSTVAEIVSGTLEMAEPGVITVGGCDVVGMSAQERSSIFCVASQENYVFAMSLRDNLLLAAEGASDAEIWDALRRTGAEDWCTSLSHGDKQGLDTMLGEGGLHVDAVAAQRLALARVALSRAGVVILDESTAEDDGDLEETQQSHEAFSMSLEDAARAAIRGRTAMVIAHRLSQATSADSVVVMERGRVVETGTHEELAARNGTYADMWTAWNEQGRQARV from the coding sequence GTGAGTGCCGTACTTCCCACTGCTTTGCCTGGTGAGTCCGCTGCGGAGATTGGCCGCCTGCTCCGTCGCACCGCAACTCCAGCAATTAGTGCGGTGCTGTTCACTTTCGCCGGTGCCTTGCTCTCTCTGGTGCCCATTTATCTGCTGGCCAGCGTCATCGATGCGGTAGCCGCCGGTGACGGCAAGTCTGGCGTGCTGAAGGTGATTGTGTGGGCTGCCGTGGCGTGTGTTGGTACTGCCGTTGTCGCTGGCCTTGCGGAGGCGCTGACGGGTGTGACGATTGCCCAGGTAGTTGCGAAGTTGCGTGAGCGCGCCGTCGCCGCGGTGCTGAATCTGCCTTCCACCACGGTGGAGTCCCTGGGCCGGGGAGAGGTGCTGGGCCGAGTTGGTGCGGATGTCGCCGCGCTGGTGAGCAGTGCCCGCAAGTCGGTTCCATCGACCCTCAGCGCGCTGGTGATGGTCGTGGTGGCCAGCGCTGGAATAGCGGGGTTGGATTGGCGCCTCGCGTTGGCGGGGCTGTGCGGGATTCCGTTCTATGCGCTGGGGTTGCGATGGTATCTTCCTCGTTCTGCCCCTTTGTATCGACGCCAACGCGAATTAGAAGCCGGTGTCATCGGTTCCTTGCAAGGTTCTATGGAGGGCATTCGTTCGGTTCGTTCGCATCGGCTGGTGGATAGCCGCCAAGGTCTCACCAGGCGCTACGCGCAGGCTTCGCGGGACGAATCAATCGCTGCGTTTCGTGTGTTTTCCGGGCTGGTGGCGCGGGAGAACTTCGCGGAGTTCATGGGGTTGTCAGCCCTGTCTGTCGTAGGCTGGTTGCTCTTCCGCGAAGATGCGGTGACGGTGGGCGAGATCTCGGCAGCGTTGATTCTGTTCCACCGTCAGTTCGTGCCGATCGGCACGATTCTGTTCACCTTTGATGAACTGCAGCGCAGCGGGGCGGCCTTGGGGCGCATCGTGGGACTCATTCGCTCCGCGGGTGCGGATACGCCACAGCCGATTGATGACTACTCCTCGCATCGGCAGAGTCCAGCTGTAGAGGTCAAGGGCCTGAATTATCGGTACGAGGATGGCCCAGAGATCTTGCATGACTTGGCGTTCCACATCCCTGCGGGGTGCACGGTATGCGTGGTCGGCGGATCGGGAGCTGGCAAGTCCACGGTTGCGGAAATTGTCTCTGGAACCCTCGAGATGGCAGAGCCGGGTGTGATCACCGTTGGGGGGTGCGACGTGGTGGGAATGAGTGCGCAAGAAAGAAGCTCGATCTTTTGCGTTGCCTCCCAGGAAAACTACGTCTTCGCGATGAGTTTGCGCGATAATCTCCTGCTGGCAGCCGAAGGTGCCAGCGACGCAGAAATATGGGATGCGCTGCGCCGAACCGGTGCGGAAGATTGGTGCACATCCTTGTCCCATGGCGACAAGCAGGGCTTAGACACAATGCTGGGCGAAGGGGGCCTGCACGTAGATGCGGTGGCGGCACAGCGTCTGGCGCTGGCCAGGGTGGCATTGTCTCGGGCTGGCGTCGTCATTCTTGACGAATCAACGGCCGAAGATGACGGTGACCTCGAGGAAACACAGCAATCACACGAGGCCTTTTCGATGTCCTTGGAGGACGCTGCCCGCGCGGCGATCCGCGGACGGACGGCGATGGTGATTGCGCACCGGCTCAGCCAAGCAACCTCCGCCGATAGCGTGGTGGTGATGGAGCGCGGGCGCGTGGTGGAAACAGGTACGCACGAGGAGCTGGCAGCAAGAAACGGAACATATGCCGATATGTGGACCGCCTGGAATGAGCAGGGGAGGCAGGCGCGTGTCTGA
- a CDS encoding MbtH family protein produces the protein MSSNPFDDEQGSFFALINDEGQYSLWPTFAAVPDGWTVALGDPSRGVDGGVSRDEAMEFIDREWTTLQPAGKSHA, from the coding sequence TTGTCTAGCAACCCGTTTGATGACGAACAGGGCAGCTTCTTCGCCCTTATCAACGACGAGGGACAGTACTCGTTGTGGCCTACGTTCGCCGCCGTGCCAGACGGATGGACCGTGGCTCTGGGAGACCCTTCCCGTGGCGTAGACGGCGGGGTATCGCGGGACGAGGCGATGGAGTTCATCGACCGCGAGTGGACCACCTTGCAACCGGCAGGAAAGTCTCACGCTTAA
- a CDS encoding IS3 family transposase (programmed frameshift): protein MFIVSQQRKKYTPEYRREAANLVIESERPIAHVAKEIGVSAGLLGRWVKLERERRGSSDGMSEADLRAENARLRRELAEAKMDNEFLFKSDSLLRREATRAEKFELMQQEKANYSIKRMARLLKVSRSGYYKWAHAQQKRLSGEDDRAAFYDDVDRKIHQIWKDSDEVYGAPRITAELAERYQITLNRKTVAKRMRMMGIEGISPRAFVPVTTIQAKRKSTLPDLVKRMFDTGQLNRVWMSDITYLRTGEGWLYLCAVRDGHSRRVLGWAMDSVQDTHLVERALRMAHTLRGDVPDGLVFHADRGTQFTSEKLWEVCRNLGIAQSVGRTGVCFDNAMAESFWSTLKTEFYDRQRWATRDAARKAVAYWIEVVYNRRRRHSALGMVSPVDFENHIGLTTSRKEIAA from the exons ATGTTCATTGTGAGTCAACAGCGCAAGAAGTACACGCCGGAGTACCGGCGTGAAGCCGCGAACCTGGTAATCGAGTCAGAGCGACCGATCGCTCATGTGGCTAAGGAAATCGGTGTTTCCGCCGGGCTTTTGGGCCGGTGGGTCAAACTCGAACGTGAACGCCGAGGATCCTCCGATGGGATGAGCGAGGCTGACCTCCGAGCTGAGAATGCTCGTCTGCGCCGGGAGCTGGCAGAAGCCAAGATGGATAACGAGTTTTTGT TCAAAAGCGACAGCCTTCTTCGCCGCGAAGCAACGCGAGCAGAAAAGTTCGAACTAATGCAGCAGGAGAAGGCGAACTACAGCATCAAGCGCATGGCACGACTATTAAAAGTATCTCGGTCTGGATACTACAAATGGGCCCATGCGCAGCAGAAACGACTATCCGGCGAAGATGATCGGGCAGCATTTTACGATGATGTTGACCGAAAGATTCATCAGATTTGGAAAGACTCCGATGAGGTTTATGGTGCTCCGCGGATCACCGCAGAGCTTGCCGAGCGCTACCAGATCACCTTGAATCGCAAGACTGTGGCTAAACGGATGCGCATGATGGGCATTGAAGGGATTTCACCGCGTGCCTTTGTCCCGGTGACAACGATTCAAGCCAAGCGTAAGTCAACTCTTCCTGACCTGGTCAAGCGCATGTTTGATACTGGTCAGCTCAACCGAGTGTGGATGTCAGATATTACCTACCTGCGCACCGGTGAGGGCTGGTTGTACTTGTGCGCGGTCCGCGATGGTCATTCCCGCAGGGTACTGGGCTGGGCTATGGATAGCGTTCAAGACACACACCTGGTTGAACGGGCCCTGCGGATGGCGCATACGCTACGCGGTGATGTTCCTGATGGGCTGGTGTTTCACGCTGACCGCGGAACGCAATTTACCAGTGAGAAGCTCTGGGAGGTCTGCCGCAACCTGGGCATTGCCCAGTCTGTGGGGCGTACTGGTGTGTGCTTCGATAACGCGATGGCTGAGTCGTTCTGGTCGACGCTAAAGACTGAATTCTATGACCGGCAGCGCTGGGCGACCCGTGATGCTGCACGCAAGGCCGTTGCCTACTGGATTGAAGTCGTCTACAACCGCCGACGCCGGCACTCTGCACTCGGGATGGTCAGCCCCGTCGACTTCGAAAACCACATTGGTCTAACCACCAGTAGAAAAGAAATAGCTGCCTAA
- a CDS encoding Abi family protein — protein MNSNENLTINLDKWFSPARMSTYAHHPDPESLYLWNTRVTKAFLEDLQHVEVLLRNCVDAAVAPRYGPRWYTHPAIPFEKPAERAIKKAERRACTRREQAPPPGRVIAELSFDFWAYLFTKTYASTLWPLVRKDLVGTQAPATGGSKPDVLVPSLDEFRSEVGVVYNLRNRCAHHEPIIKKDLQDENDNLDRAQQAIEKLSTWIDPSAAEWIVANSRLPEVRDDRPSPKVWG, from the coding sequence ATGAATTCCAACGAAAATCTGACGATCAATCTTGACAAGTGGTTCTCACCTGCGCGGATGAGCACCTATGCCCACCACCCAGATCCTGAATCCCTCTACCTCTGGAACACGCGCGTCACCAAGGCCTTCCTGGAGGACCTCCAACATGTCGAGGTGCTGCTACGAAACTGCGTAGACGCCGCCGTCGCTCCGCGCTACGGACCCAGGTGGTACACCCACCCGGCCATCCCCTTCGAAAAACCGGCCGAGAGAGCCATTAAAAAAGCAGAACGCCGTGCCTGCACACGAAGAGAGCAAGCCCCACCGCCGGGGCGGGTTATCGCTGAACTCAGCTTCGATTTCTGGGCCTACCTGTTCACCAAAACCTACGCCTCTACTCTCTGGCCGCTGGTTCGTAAAGATTTGGTCGGCACACAGGCACCTGCCACTGGCGGAAGCAAGCCTGATGTCCTTGTTCCCAGCCTTGACGAGTTCAGAAGTGAAGTTGGTGTGGTCTACAACCTGCGTAACCGGTGCGCCCATCATGAGCCGATTATCAAAAAGGACCTGCAGGACGAAAACGATAACCTCGATCGAGCGCAGCAGGCTATAGAGAAGCTGTCTACCTGGATTGATCCCTCTGCGGCGGAGTGGATAGTCGCTAACTCCAGACTTCCCGAAGTGCGGGACGACAGACCGTCGCCCAAGGTATGGGGGTAA